A window of the Meiothermus sp. Pnk-1 genome harbors these coding sequences:
- a CDS encoding Uma2 family endonuclease has product MPASAPRPARLSKEEWLELEKQTGLRYEYLDGFVYAMAGESRTHNNIVVNITLALAQKARAKGCQFQVENMRTWVRALNRYYYPDVVISCGSEAHESELHEPCFIVEVLSETTADKDRREKLEAYFKIPTLKTYVLVSQEEKRVEVYQRTRWNLVWSELINDGELEVACLGEPLNLEQIYAGTPVPEVPEEA; this is encoded by the coding sequence ATGCCCGCAAGCGCCCCTCGTCCCGCCCGGCTGAGTAAGGAGGAGTGGCTCGAGCTGGAGAAGCAGACTGGCCTGCGCTACGAGTACCTCGACGGCTTCGTGTACGCGATGGCCGGAGAAAGCCGCACCCACAACAACATCGTCGTGAACATTACCCTCGCGCTGGCCCAGAAAGCCAGGGCCAAGGGCTGTCAGTTCCAGGTCGAAAACATGAGGACCTGGGTCAGGGCGCTCAACCGCTACTACTACCCCGACGTGGTGATCAGTTGCGGCAGCGAAGCCCACGAAAGTGAGCTCCACGAGCCCTGCTTCATCGTGGAAGTGCTGTCGGAGACCACCGCCGACAAAGACCGGAGGGAGAAGCTCGAGGCCTACTTCAAGATCCCCACCCTCAAGACCTACGTGCTGGTCTCGCAGGAGGAGAAGCGGGTGGAGGTCTACCAGCGCACCCGCTGGAACCTGGTGTGGAGCGAGTTGATCAACGACGGCGAGCTCGAGGTCGCTTGTTTGGGGGAACCCCTCAACCTCGAGCAGATCTACGCCGGAACCCCCGTCCCAGAAGTGCCCGAAGAAGCCTAA
- a CDS encoding L-threonylcarbamoyladenylate synthase → MAVVPATPREIEQAARVIREGGLVAFPTETVYGLGASALDASAAARIFEVKRRPSFDPLIVHVADREMLLRVAREVPTQAEPLMEKFWPGPLTLVLPKAEALPGIVTSGLPTVAVRMPAHPVALELIRRAGLPIAAPSANPFGYLSPTRAEHVERMLGEAVDLILDGGPTLYGVESTILLLAEKPVVLRHGAISLEELEPILGRVELRIGESARPLVPGQLPQHYAPRTPIQIAQPDEVPRELRRQSGYLAFRDVPKGFKVVKVLSPTGDLREAAAHLFEALHQLDRLGLPAIYAEPVPEEGLGRAIMDRLRRAAVKD, encoded by the coding sequence ATGGCCGTAGTGCCGGCTACGCCAAGAGAGATCGAGCAGGCCGCGCGGGTCATCCGGGAGGGGGGGCTGGTAGCCTTCCCTACCGAGACCGTCTACGGGCTTGGGGCAAGTGCCCTGGATGCCTCTGCTGCGGCCCGCATCTTCGAGGTCAAGCGGCGGCCCAGCTTTGATCCCCTGATCGTTCACGTGGCGGACCGGGAGATGCTCCTGCGGGTGGCGCGAGAGGTGCCGACCCAGGCTGAGCCCCTGATGGAGAAGTTCTGGCCGGGGCCGCTCACCCTGGTGCTGCCCAAAGCCGAGGCCCTACCGGGGATCGTCACCTCGGGGCTGCCCACCGTGGCGGTGCGGATGCCCGCCCACCCGGTGGCGCTCGAGCTGATCCGCCGGGCCGGCCTGCCCATCGCCGCGCCGAGCGCTAACCCCTTTGGCTACCTGAGCCCGACCCGGGCCGAGCATGTCGAGCGGATGCTGGGGGAGGCGGTGGACCTGATCCTGGACGGGGGGCCGACCCTCTACGGGGTGGAGTCTACCATTTTGCTATTGGCCGAAAAGCCGGTGGTGCTGCGTCACGGGGCGATCTCCCTAGAGGAACTCGAGCCTATTCTGGGGCGGGTAGAACTCCGGATAGGGGAGAGCGCCAGGCCCCTGGTTCCCGGCCAGCTCCCGCAGCACTACGCCCCGCGCACCCCTATCCAGATTGCCCAACCTGACGAGGTGCCCAGGGAACTCCGCCGGCAGTCTGGGTATCTGGCTTTCCGGGACGTACCCAAGGGGTTCAAGGTAGTCAAGGTGCTCTCTCCCACCGGGGATCTCCGGGAGGCCGCCGCGCATCTCTTTGAGGCCCTGCACCAGCTCGACCGGCTGGGCCTGCCCGCCATCTACGCCGAACCGGTTCCCGAAGAAGGTTTGGGGCGGGCCATCATGGACCGGTTGCGCCGGGCGGCGGTTAAAGATTAG
- a CDS encoding DUF927 domain-containing protein, producing MRPERIPSSLRALERWTLWRYEERDGRKTKVPYRPDGTLAKSNDPATWCSLDDALKALKTGRFAGLGFVLGDGITGIDLDWKEYPGEGVPTEARTIVDRLDSYVEWSPSGKGCHILLHGKLPEGCRNRKQLAPGVELEVYDRGRFFTFTGHRWEGYPDDLQECQTELEALLADLELLVSTALAPAPAPAPHPVALDDKALLEKAFAAKNGADVRRLWEGDTSGYRSQSEADLALAGHLMFWCGNDTARADRLFRQSKLYRPKWDEKHHADGRTYGQATLEKARSSSPYNPQHPHVAGAGPRTPLDERTGGGQVLGEPRYKVEHGQILAAKVEGRGEAQAVTYYPLSNFAAAIRREVVATDGLESEVLFELEGYTATGRALPVAQVRAAEFASMNWVTKHWGSEAVVQPGQGAKDHLRAAIQYLSLGLTTRATVHKHLGWAKVGGHHVYLHAGGGIGPDGAVPGLEVDPGRALSGFILPEPPTGEAEREAILQLWELRHLAPARVTVPLILYSLAAPLGHTPFSLYLSGPTGARKTSLALVLQSLWGGHDAPPTGWEATANALEGSAFTAKDSLLLIDDYAPQNAEGRQKELQAKAARLLRNQGNGVGRLRMRADGSLAPDKPPRGSLLITGEDLPPGHSVRARCLFLELERGDVDLERLSRAQALARDGVYAQALGAWVRYLARALEDHQARLTRRVAELRPRWSAEHGRTTDALARLHATWETYRVYAATVGVELQALEAGVLEALEQVRTAQAQHHKDADPAERFGALLFAALRMGRAHLVPTDWRAGQSVEDYLTHPASWGWQYHEPTSSSDFAAGVWRPQGPAIGWIPSDPETHGIYLDPKAAYAVLARLAGETGEPLPTERTLWKRLGEAGAIRTQADGESVRYQARVRIGGELHRVVHVLGPYIGKTGNTGNNTTNTVQDDTKPVPGFSSVPGSDREQNPDPDTPPVVFPEATGNNPETGNSLNSVQDDKNSPVPGVPGFADRRPLGFAQPPEDEDGEWEVVEL from the coding sequence GTGCGTCCTGAGCGCATCCCCTCGAGCTTGCGCGCCCTCGAGCGCTGGACACTGTGGCGCTACGAGGAGCGCGACGGCAGGAAAACCAAGGTTCCCTACCGGCCTGACGGCACGCTGGCCAAGTCCAACGACCCGGCCACGTGGTGCTCGCTCGATGACGCCTTGAAGGCCCTCAAGACCGGGCGTTTTGCCGGGTTGGGGTTTGTGCTGGGGGACGGTATCACCGGAATCGACCTCGATTGGAAGGAATATCCCGGTGAGGGTGTCCCGACCGAAGCCCGGACCATCGTGGACCGGCTCGACTCTTACGTGGAGTGGTCACCCTCCGGCAAGGGCTGCCACATCCTGTTGCACGGCAAGCTGCCCGAAGGGTGCCGCAACCGCAAGCAGCTGGCCCCCGGCGTGGAGCTGGAGGTGTACGACCGTGGCCGGTTCTTTACCTTCACCGGCCATCGGTGGGAAGGGTACCCCGACGATCTCCAGGAGTGCCAGACCGAGCTAGAGGCTTTGCTAGCCGACCTGGAGCTGTTGGTGTCCACAGCACTGGCACCAGCTCCAGCACCGGCACCCCACCCTGTGGCGCTGGACGACAAGGCCCTGTTAGAAAAGGCGTTCGCCGCCAAAAACGGGGCCGACGTACGCCGTTTGTGGGAGGGGGATACCAGCGGCTACCGCTCGCAGTCCGAGGCCGATTTGGCCCTCGCGGGCCACCTGATGTTCTGGTGCGGCAACGACACCGCCCGGGCTGACCGGCTGTTTCGGCAGTCAAAGTTGTACCGGCCCAAGTGGGACGAAAAACACCACGCTGACGGGCGAACCTACGGGCAGGCCACCCTCGAGAAGGCCCGCTCAAGTAGTCCCTACAACCCACAGCACCCACACGTGGCCGGTGCTGGCCCCCGTACCCCGCTCGATGAGCGCACGGGAGGCGGGCAGGTGCTGGGGGAGCCGCGCTACAAGGTGGAGCACGGGCAGATTCTGGCGGCCAAAGTGGAGGGCCGAGGCGAGGCCCAGGCCGTGACCTACTACCCGTTGAGCAACTTCGCCGCCGCGATTCGCCGGGAGGTGGTGGCTACCGACGGGCTCGAGAGCGAGGTGCTGTTCGAGCTCGAGGGCTACACCGCCACAGGTCGCGCCCTGCCTGTGGCCCAGGTGCGGGCCGCTGAGTTTGCATCCATGAACTGGGTAACCAAGCACTGGGGCTCAGAGGCCGTGGTGCAACCCGGGCAGGGGGCCAAAGACCACCTGCGCGCCGCGATTCAGTATTTGTCGCTCGGGCTGACCACCCGCGCTACGGTGCATAAACACCTGGGGTGGGCCAAGGTGGGCGGCCACCACGTGTACCTGCACGCTGGGGGGGGCATCGGACCTGACGGTGCGGTGCCCGGGCTCGAGGTGGACCCAGGCCGTGCGCTGAGCGGCTTTATCCTGCCCGAGCCCCCCACCGGCGAGGCCGAGCGGGAGGCCATCCTTCAACTGTGGGAGCTCCGGCACCTGGCCCCTGCGCGGGTGACGGTGCCCCTTATCCTCTATAGTCTGGCCGCACCGCTGGGCCACACCCCCTTCTCGCTCTACTTGAGCGGGCCAACCGGTGCCCGAAAAACCAGCCTGGCCCTGGTGCTCCAAAGCCTGTGGGGGGGGCACGACGCGCCGCCCACCGGCTGGGAGGCCACCGCCAACGCCCTCGAGGGGAGCGCCTTCACCGCCAAGGACAGCTTGCTGTTGATAGACGACTACGCCCCCCAAAACGCCGAGGGCAGGCAAAAAGAGCTCCAGGCCAAGGCCGCCCGGTTGCTGCGCAACCAGGGCAACGGGGTTGGGCGGCTACGTATGCGGGCTGACGGCAGTCTGGCCCCCGACAAGCCCCCGCGCGGCAGTCTGCTTATCACCGGCGAGGACCTACCCCCCGGCCACAGTGTGAGAGCACGGTGCCTGTTTCTCGAGCTCGAGCGGGGAGACGTAGACCTCGAGCGGCTGTCTCGCGCCCAGGCCCTGGCCCGTGACGGGGTGTACGCCCAGGCCCTGGGCGCATGGGTGCGGTACCTGGCCCGGGCCCTCGAGGACCACCAGGCCCGGCTCACCCGGCGTGTGGCCGAGCTTCGCCCGCGCTGGAGCGCCGAGCATGGCCGTACCACTGACGCCCTGGCCCGGCTACACGCCACCTGGGAGACTTACCGCGTCTATGCCGCCACGGTGGGGGTGGAGCTCCAGGCCCTCGAGGCCGGGGTGCTGGAAGCGCTGGAGCAGGTGCGCACCGCCCAGGCTCAGCACCACAAGGACGCCGACCCCGCCGAGCGGTTTGGCGCGCTGCTGTTCGCCGCCCTGCGCATGGGCCGCGCTCACCTGGTGCCCACAGATTGGCGAGCCGGGCAATCCGTAGAGGATTACCTGACCCACCCCGCAAGCTGGGGTTGGCAGTACCACGAACCCACCAGCAGCAGCGACTTTGCCGCCGGGGTGTGGCGGCCACAAGGCCCGGCCATCGGCTGGATACCCAGTGACCCCGAGACCCACGGTATCTACCTCGACCCCAAAGCCGCCTACGCCGTGCTCGCCCGGCTGGCCGGGGAGACCGGCGAACCCCTGCCCACCGAGCGCACCCTGTGGAAGCGGCTGGGCGAGGCCGGGGCTATCCGCACACAGGCTGACGGGGAGTCTGTCCGGTATCAGGCCCGGGTGAGGATAGGCGGGGAACTCCACCGGGTTGTGCATGTCCTAGGGCCTTATATCGGGAAAACCGGGAACACCGGGAACAACACGACAAACACCGTCCAGGACGACACAAAACCTGTTCCCGGTTTTTCATCTGTTCCCGGTAGCGACCGGGAACAAAACCCCGACCCCGACACGCCGCCTGTGGTGTTCCCGGAAGCGACCGGGAACAACCCAGAAACCGGGAACAGCCTAAACTCTGTCCAGGACGACAAAAACTCGCCTGTTCCCGGTGTTCCCGGTTTTGCGGATAGGAGACCCCTAGGGTTCGCGCAACCCCCCGAGGATGAGGACGGTGAGTGGGAGGTGGTGGAGCTATGA
- a CDS encoding phosphate/phosphite/phosphonate ABC transporter substrate-binding protein: MKRYLLLLLAALGLSLAFAQTPVKVRIGFNPTQNSDQLRPAAQAIADYIEKEFKGTVEVEIFIPTEYRGLIEAMRGGNLDFAFFPPDGYVIAHQDVGAEVLLKSVRGNGPYYWSAIVVRKDSGIKNVRQLEGKTIAWVDKNSAAGYVFPRAALIAAGLDPDKLFSKQVFAGKHDSAVLAVLNKSVDAAATFANDDKNKSGAWTQFLKPEEAAQLTAIFYSKPIPGDTFSVSKQFLAKYPNLARGIAAAIQRIKTPNSKLLMDLYRIDYMIPAKDSDYDVVREARKVAGQ; the protein is encoded by the coding sequence ATGAAACGATACCTGTTGCTGTTGTTGGCGGCGCTTGGCCTTTCGCTCGCGTTCGCCCAGACCCCGGTCAAGGTGCGCATCGGCTTCAACCCCACCCAGAACTCCGACCAGCTTCGCCCAGCGGCTCAAGCTATCGCCGACTACATCGAGAAAGAGTTCAAGGGCACGGTCGAGGTCGAGATCTTCATTCCCACCGAGTACCGTGGCCTGATCGAGGCCATGCGCGGCGGCAACCTGGACTTCGCCTTCTTCCCCCCCGACGGCTATGTGATCGCCCACCAAGATGTGGGTGCTGAGGTGCTGCTGAAGAGCGTGCGGGGCAACGGCCCTTACTACTGGTCGGCCATCGTTGTACGCAAGGATTCCGGCATCAAAAACGTGCGCCAGCTCGAGGGCAAGACCATCGCCTGGGTGGATAAGAACTCCGCCGCCGGGTACGTCTTCCCCCGCGCTGCCCTGATCGCCGCGGGGTTGGATCCCGACAAGCTCTTCTCCAAGCAGGTCTTTGCCGGCAAACACGACTCGGCGGTGCTGGCCGTGCTCAACAAGTCGGTAGATGCCGCGGCCACCTTTGCCAACGACGACAAGAACAAGTCGGGGGCCTGGACTCAGTTTTTGAAGCCCGAAGAGGCCGCCCAGCTCACCGCTATCTTCTACTCCAAGCCCATCCCCGGCGATACCTTCAGCGTCTCCAAGCAATTCCTGGCCAAATACCCTAACCTGGCCCGGGGCATCGCTGCCGCCATCCAGCGCATCAAAACTCCCAACAGCAAGCTGCTCATGGACCTCTACCGCATCGACTACATGATCCCCGCCAAGGACTCCGACTACGACGTAGTGCGGGAGGCCCGCAAGGTGGCCGGTCAGTAA
- a CDS encoding adenylosuccinate synthase codes for MPGIAIIGAQWGDEGKGKVTDALAEDADFVVRYQGGANAGHTVVAQGQTFKLNLLPTGVIHPQATNVLGDGMVIDAFRFAEELADIRAKGLEPKILVSDKAHLVLPHHKAVESRNNFVGTTKRGIGPAYSDRARRVGIRVGDLLSDAVLAERVETLLAEKPNSTREAGWDTREKALADLHRMRDILAPFIADTGHLLREAIKQGKKVLFEGAQATLLDLNYGDYPYVTSSHPTVGGILVGAGVNHKAINKVYGVAKAYATRVGNGPFPTELPEAEAEFLRQKGGEFGVTTGRPRRTGWLDLVLLKYACEVNGFDGLVLTKLDILSGFPKIKVGIEHRPDGTVGYEELEGWGELAGIQSREALPKSVLRLIELIEEYTQTPVVMFSTSPRREDTFGAVSWV; via the coding sequence ATGCCAGGGATCGCGATCATTGGAGCCCAATGGGGGGACGAGGGCAAAGGCAAGGTCACCGATGCCCTCGCGGAGGACGCCGACTTCGTGGTGCGCTACCAGGGGGGGGCCAACGCAGGCCACACCGTGGTAGCCCAAGGCCAGACCTTTAAGCTGAACCTGCTGCCCACCGGGGTCATTCATCCGCAGGCCACCAACGTCCTGGGGGACGGAATGGTGATCGACGCCTTTCGCTTCGCCGAAGAGCTGGCCGATATTCGCGCCAAGGGCCTCGAGCCCAAAATCCTAGTCTCCGACAAGGCCCACCTGGTGCTGCCCCACCATAAAGCGGTGGAAAGCCGCAACAACTTCGTGGGCACCACCAAGCGCGGCATCGGCCCGGCCTACTCGGATCGGGCCCGGCGGGTGGGCATACGGGTTGGGGATCTGCTAAGCGATGCGGTGCTGGCCGAGCGGGTCGAGACCCTGCTTGCCGAGAAGCCCAACTCGACCAGGGAAGCGGGCTGGGACACCCGTGAAAAGGCCCTGGCCGACCTCCACCGAATGCGCGATATCCTGGCGCCTTTCATCGCAGATACCGGGCACCTGCTCCGCGAAGCCATCAAGCAGGGCAAGAAAGTGCTCTTCGAGGGAGCCCAAGCTACCCTGCTCGACCTCAACTACGGGGATTATCCCTACGTGACCAGCTCCCATCCCACCGTGGGCGGGATCTTGGTGGGGGCCGGGGTCAACCACAAGGCCATCAACAAGGTCTACGGGGTGGCCAAGGCCTACGCCACCCGCGTGGGTAACGGCCCCTTCCCCACCGAGCTTCCCGAAGCCGAGGCAGAATTTTTGCGGCAGAAGGGGGGCGAGTTCGGGGTGACCACCGGTCGCCCCCGGCGTACCGGCTGGCTGGACCTGGTGCTCCTCAAGTACGCCTGTGAAGTGAACGGCTTTGACGGGCTGGTGTTGACCAAGCTCGACATCCTCTCGGGTTTCCCTAAAATCAAAGTAGGGATCGAGCACCGCCCCGATGGCACAGTGGGTTATGAAGAGCTCGAGGGCTGGGGCGAACTGGCCGGGATCCAAAGCCGCGAGGCCCTGCCGAAGAGCGTGCTGCGGCTGATCGAGCTGATCGAGGAATATACCCAGACCCCGGTGGTGATGTTCTCTACCAGCCCACGCCGCGAGGACACTTTCGGCGCGGTGAGCTGGGTCTGA
- a CDS encoding HAD family phosphatase: protein MRALIFDLDGTIFDSETAIFRAWQRVYAEQGAALALETWLPLLGTNEVRFDPLAHIEDLVGHPIDRGAVLERARTLEREYVEATDVLPGVREWIAQAQAAGLGLAVASSSGRSWVEGHLRRLGLREFFSVLRTRDDVERTKPDPALFLRAAEGLGVEPAEALVIEDSLNGIRAAKAAGMRVVAVPNPLTRYSDLSGADLVIPSLAEVPLNALLERLES, encoded by the coding sequence ATGCGCGCCCTGATCTTCGACCTCGACGGCACCATCTTTGACAGCGAGACGGCCATCTTCCGCGCGTGGCAGAGGGTCTACGCCGAGCAGGGGGCCGCGCTCGCCCTCGAGACCTGGTTACCCCTCCTCGGCACCAACGAGGTCAGGTTCGACCCGCTGGCCCACATCGAGGACCTGGTGGGTCACCCGATCGACCGCGGCGCGGTGCTCGAGCGGGCCCGGACCCTCGAGCGCGAGTACGTGGAGGCCACCGATGTGCTACCCGGGGTGCGCGAGTGGATCGCCCAGGCCCAGGCCGCCGGGCTCGGGCTGGCCGTGGCGAGCAGTTCGGGGCGGAGCTGGGTCGAGGGCCACCTGCGGCGGCTGGGGCTGCGGGAGTTTTTCTCGGTGCTGCGCACCCGCGACGACGTGGAGCGCACCAAGCCCGACCCCGCCCTCTTCCTGCGGGCCGCTGAGGGCTTGGGGGTGGAGCCCGCCGAAGCTCTGGTGATCGAGGACTCGCTCAACGGCATCAGGGCCGCCAAGGCCGCGGGGATGCGGGTGGTGGCGGTTCCCAACCCCCTGACCCGGTACTCCGACCTCTCCGGGGCCGATCTGGTGATCCCCAGCCTGGCCGAGGTGCCGCTAAACGCCCTGCTCGAGCGGCTCGAGTCCTGA
- a CDS encoding GNAT family N-acetyltransferase has translation MWTISRLGAEEARAVLPELAEVLRDCVDGGASVSFLPPLAWAEAWRFWERMLSGLAEGQRILLTAQQGGQVVGTVMLELSSAPNSLHRAEVQKLLVHRKARRQGIAEALMRAVEKAALEAGRTLLYLDTCKGCAAETLYRKLGWVEVGIIPRFAKQPRGFCDTVIFYKHPTSYVIRKTPDAKREKNAKRGGRSPTPSTGGEGSVSGRAMPVHPG, from the coding sequence ATGTGGACCATTAGCCGCCTGGGGGCCGAGGAGGCCCGCGCCGTCCTCCCCGAGCTGGCCGAAGTGTTGCGAGACTGCGTGGACGGCGGGGCCTCGGTGAGCTTCCTGCCCCCGCTCGCCTGGGCGGAAGCCTGGCGGTTCTGGGAGCGGATGCTCTCCGGTCTGGCCGAGGGCCAGCGCATCCTGCTCACCGCCCAGCAGGGCGGGCAGGTGGTGGGAACGGTGATGCTCGAGCTCTCCTCTGCCCCCAACAGCCTGCACCGGGCTGAGGTGCAAAAGCTTCTCGTCCACCGCAAAGCCCGCCGCCAGGGAATCGCCGAAGCCCTGATGCGCGCGGTCGAAAAAGCCGCCCTCGAAGCCGGGCGTACCCTGCTGTACCTCGACACCTGTAAGGGGTGCGCCGCCGAGACCCTTTACCGCAAACTCGGTTGGGTGGAGGTGGGCATCATCCCCCGGTTTGCCAAGCAGCCCCGCGGTTTCTGTGACACGGTGATCTTTTACAAACACCCTACGTCGTACGTAATACGCAAAACGCCAGACGCTAAACGCGAAAAAAACGCTAAACGCGGGGGACGATCCCCTACCCCGTCTACCGGCGGCGAAGGAAGCGTCTCGGGACGGGCGATGCCCGTACACCCGGGGTAG
- the typA gene encoding translational GTPase TypA — MELRNIAIIAHVDHGKTTLVDAMLKQAKALSRHDAEGERIMDSNDLERERGITILAKNTAVVWNDVKINIVDTPGHADFGGEVERALSMVDGVLLLVDAAEGPMPQTRFVLKKALEAGLKPIVVVNKVDKRDARPDEVLNETFDLMAELGASEEQLDFPYLYAIGREGAAWLNERKDNLEELFQVILSHIPAPRVEEGPFQLRVANLDHSSFLGKIAIGKVHRGTVRKGQVITVVGEHESRDVKVVAAFTHQGLERLEVEEVTPGDIVAIAGMEGVEIGDTLAAKEAPEALPRLAVDEPTVSLTLTPNTSPFAGREGKFVTSRQIRERLLKELETNVALRVIEVTPDTFELHGRGELHLAVLLETMRREGFEFSVGQPSVLLKEVEGQVHEPYEYLVVDVPEAKFGPVMEALGTRKAQMVHMDQGEGRVRADFILPARALFGFRTLFLTLTAGEGVMSHTFHGYGPHVGTLETRTTGSAVAMEAGVAFAYSLHRLQERIRFFIDPGTEVYVGMIVGENSRDNDLNVNVCLNKKLTNIRAAGSDENIRLIPPRKFTLEEALEFLAPDELLEVTPKSLRLRKRVLDPSQRKRAEMA, encoded by the coding sequence ATGGAACTCAGAAACATCGCGATCATCGCGCACGTGGACCACGGCAAGACCACGCTCGTCGATGCCATGCTCAAGCAGGCCAAAGCCCTCTCCCGCCACGACGCGGAAGGCGAGCGCATCATGGATTCGAACGACCTCGAGCGCGAGCGGGGCATCACCATTTTGGCCAAGAACACCGCCGTCGTGTGGAACGACGTCAAGATCAACATCGTCGATACCCCCGGCCACGCCGACTTCGGCGGTGAGGTCGAGCGGGCGCTCTCCATGGTGGACGGGGTGCTGTTGCTGGTCGATGCTGCCGAGGGTCCCATGCCCCAGACCCGCTTCGTGCTCAAGAAGGCCCTCGAGGCGGGGCTCAAGCCCATCGTGGTCGTCAACAAGGTGGACAAGCGTGACGCCCGCCCCGACGAGGTCCTGAACGAAACCTTCGACCTCATGGCCGAGCTGGGCGCCTCCGAGGAGCAGCTCGACTTCCCTTACCTCTACGCCATCGGGCGCGAGGGGGCGGCCTGGCTGAACGAGCGCAAGGACAACCTCGAGGAGCTCTTCCAGGTCATCCTCAGCCACATCCCCGCCCCCCGCGTCGAGGAGGGCCCCTTCCAGCTTCGCGTGGCCAACCTCGACCACTCCAGCTTTCTGGGCAAAATTGCCATCGGCAAGGTGCACCGCGGCACCGTGCGCAAGGGCCAGGTCATCACCGTCGTGGGCGAGCACGAGAGCCGTGACGTCAAGGTGGTGGCGGCCTTCACCCACCAGGGGCTCGAGCGCCTGGAGGTCGAGGAAGTCACCCCTGGCGACATCGTGGCCATCGCCGGGATGGAGGGGGTGGAGATCGGCGACACCCTCGCCGCCAAGGAAGCCCCCGAGGCCCTGCCTCGCCTGGCGGTGGACGAGCCCACCGTGAGCCTCACCCTCACCCCCAACACCTCACCCTTCGCAGGCAGAGAGGGTAAGTTCGTCACCAGCCGCCAGATCCGCGAGCGGCTCTTGAAGGAGCTCGAGACCAACGTGGCGCTGCGGGTCATCGAGGTCACCCCCGATACCTTCGAGCTGCATGGGCGCGGCGAGCTACACCTCGCGGTGCTCCTCGAGACTATGCGCCGCGAGGGCTTCGAGTTCAGCGTGGGCCAGCCCAGCGTGCTGCTGAAGGAAGTGGAGGGCCAGGTGCACGAGCCCTACGAGTACCTGGTGGTGGACGTGCCCGAGGCCAAGTTTGGCCCTGTGATGGAGGCCCTGGGTACCCGCAAGGCCCAGATGGTCCACATGGATCAGGGCGAGGGGCGGGTCCGCGCGGATTTCATCCTCCCGGCCCGGGCGCTTTTTGGTTTCCGCACCCTCTTCCTAACGCTCACGGCGGGCGAGGGCGTGATGAGCCACACCTTCCACGGCTATGGGCCACACGTGGGCACGCTCGAGACCCGCACCACCGGTAGCGCGGTGGCCATGGAGGCGGGCGTGGCCTTCGCCTACAGCCTCCACCGCCTACAGGAGCGCATCCGCTTCTTCATCGACCCCGGTACCGAGGTCTACGTGGGCATGATCGTGGGCGAGAACTCCCGCGATAACGACCTCAACGTCAACGTCTGCCTCAACAAGAAGCTCACCAACATCCGCGCCGCCGGCTCCGACGAGAACATCCGCCTGATCCCGCCCCGCAAGTTCACGCTCGAGGAGGCCCTGGAGTTCTTGGCCCCCGACGAGCTGCTCGAGGTCACCCCCAAGAGCCTGCGCCTGCGCAAGCGGGTGCTCGACCCCAGCCAGCGCAAGCGGGCGGAAATGGCCTAA